A single region of the Oryzias latipes chromosome 21, ASM223467v1 genome encodes:
- the sestd1 gene encoding SEC14 domain and spectrin repeat-containing protein 1 produces MSAVSMEATIILPILKKKLAFLSGGKDRRSGLILTIPLNSDQTSMEELSATLDYLLSIPSEKCKARGFTVIVDGRRSQWNIVKTVVLMLQNVIPAEVSLVCVVKPDEFWDKKVTHFCFWKEKDRLGFEVILVSANKLTRYIEPCQLTDDFGGTLDYDHNDWLNKRLVFEKFTKESTSLLGELSVINDGDKTRSVDKEKPADPVLMPSFDPETVLQTGHELLSELQQRRFNGSEGGGGGGQAAPAWCPMEEELLAQPQVMKLLDSLREQYTRYQEVCRQRNKRTQLDEIHTKVMQVVNWLQGPGSELLKNHQAIGDSIRAIQALQQKHEEIESQHSEWFAVYVELNQQIAALLSAGEEEEVAELKALQQQLSDVCYRQAAQLENRQNVLQAAQTFHGTTQELSQQLDGLLSMLCADVAPADEASIQQNLKLLEEKLQAVEAGLTSLRQKGGVLLEQMCSQSAWSLEETESPAGEQQDNVQQIQSVMEEMQLRKQRCEDMVDVRRLKMLQMVQLFKCEEDALQAVDWLSELLDALLKTHVRLGDDSQETRTMLDKHKKFVDVAQSTHDYGRQLLQATVVLCQSLRCTTRSSGDTLPRLNRVWKQFTVSADERQQRLELALNFHTVTEKVLQQESVELDSLDEVDSSGKALLDRLTMPIIFPDGSEQFFGSPSETAAAAEGVRERLLLVEERRLQLQEARLHNEGGREEEEEDVPNGQEGRLDVIGEELSEKEEGEEETERQNDDSEREIQDC; encoded by the exons ATGTCTGCCGTCAGCATGGAAGCAACAATCATCCTCCCCATCCTCAAGAAGAAGCTGGCCTTTCTGTCAG GCGGCAAAGACCGGCGCAGCGGTCTGATCCTGACCATCCCCCTCAATTCAGATCAGACCAGCATGGAGGAGCTCAGTGCCACTTTGGACTACCTGCTCAGCATCCCAAG TGAGAAATGCAAAGCTCGGGGTTTCACCGTCATCGTAGACGGACGGAGGTCCCAGTGGAACATTGTGAAGACAGTGGTTCTCATGCTGCAG aatgtAATTCCGGCAGAGGTGTCGCTTGTCTGCGTAGTGAAGCCAGATGAATTCTGGGATAAGAAGGTCACGCACTTCTGCTTCTGGAAGGAGAAGGACCGCTTAGGTTTTGAG GTGATCCTGGTCTCGGCAAACAAGCTGACTCGTTACATTGAACCCTGTCAGCTGACAGACGATTTTGGAGGAACTCTGGACTATGACCACAACGACTGGCTCAACAAAAGATTG GTTTTTGAAAAGTTCACCAAAGAGTCGACATCGCTGCTGGGCGAGCTGTCGGTCATCAATGACGGAGACAAGACCAGATCTGTGGACAAAGAGAA ACCTGCAGATCCGGTGCTCATGCCGTCCTTTGACCCGGAGACTGTCCTGCAGACCG gacaCGAGCTTCTGTCGGAGCTGCAGCAGCGTCGCTTTAACGGTtctgagggaggaggaggaggagggcaggCAG CTCCTGCTTGGTGCCCCATGGAAGAGGAGCTGCTGGCTCAGCCTCAGGTGATGAAGCTGCTGGACTCCCTTAGGGAGCAGTACACCAGATACCAGGAGGTCTGCAGGCAGCGAAACAAGCGCACCCAGTTGGATGAGATCCATACCAAAGTCATGCAG GTGGTCAACTGGCTGCAGGGTCCTGGATCGGAGCTCCTGAAGAACCACCAAGCCATCGGAGACTCCATCCGAGCAATTCAGGCGCTGCAGCAAAAACACGAGGAGATTGAGAGCCAGCACAGT GAGTGGTTTGCCGTCTATGTGGAGTTGAACCAGCAGATTGCTGCCCTGCTCAGTGCCGGGGAGGAAGAAGAGGTGGCGGAGCTAAAGGcgttgcagcagcagctcagtgaCGTCTGCTACCGTCAGGCGGCTCAGCTGGAGAACCGCCAGAACGTCCTGCAGGCGGCCCAGACCTTCCACGGCACCACACAGGAG TTATCACAGCAGCTGGACGGTCTTCTGAGCATGCTCTGTGCTGACGTGGCTCCAGCCGACGAAGCATCCATTCAGCAGAACCTCAAGCTTCTGGAGGAGAAACTACAGGCTGTCG AGGCAGGTCTGACCTCTCTGCGGCAGAAGGGAGGAGTGTTGCTGGAGCAGATGTGCAGCCAGTCGGCGTGGTCTCTGGAGGAGACGGAGAGCCCGGCTGGAGAGCAGCAGGACAATGTTCAGCAAATTCAGTCCGTCATGGAGGAAATGCAGCTCCGCAAACAGAG GTGTGAGGACATGGTGGATGTGAGGAGGCTGAAGATGCTTCAGATGGTCCAGCTGTTCAAATGTGAAGAAGATGCTTTACAG GCTGTCGACTGGCTCAGCGAGCTGCTGGACGCTCTGCTGAAGACCCACGTCAGGCTGGGCGATGACTCCCAGGAGACCAGGACCATGTTGGACAAGCACAAGAAGTTTGTGGACGTCGctcag AGCACCCACGATTATGGCCGTCAGCTGCTGCAGGCCACCGTGGTCCTCTGCCAGTCGCTGCGCTGCACCACCCGCTCGTCCGGGGACACGCTGCCCCGACTCAACCGGGTCTGGAAGCAGTTCACCGTCAGTGCCGACGAGCGGCAGCAAAGACTGGAGCTGGCCCTGAACTTTCACACGGTCACTGAGAAG GTTCTGCAGCAGGAGAGCGTGGAGCTGGACTCTCTGGATGAGGTCGATTCTTCAGGGAAAGCGTTGCTGGACCGACTCACCATGCCCATCATCTTTCCCGATGG gAGCGAACAGTTCTTTGGGAGTCCCAGTGAAACTGCCGCAGCAGCAGAGGGGGTCAGAGAGCGCCTCCTGCTGGTGGAGGAGCGGcgcctgcagctgcaggaggctCGGCTTCACAATGAGggggggagggaggaggaggaggaggacgtgCCTAACGGCCAGGAGGGGCGGCTGGACGTCATCGGCGAAGAACTGAGTGAgaaagaggagggagaggaggagacgGAACGACAGAACGACGACTCTGAAAGAGAGATCCAGGATTGCTAA